The Cloeon dipterum chromosome X, ieCloDipt1.1, whole genome shotgun sequence genome includes a window with the following:
- the EndoA gene encoding endophilin-A isoform X13, with the protein MAFAGLKKQINKANQYMTEKMGGAEGTKLDVDFMEMERKTDVTNELVEELQMKTREYLQPNPNARAKMAAVKGISKLSGQAKANTYPQPEGVLGDCMVTYGKKLGDDSHFGISLVEFGEALKQMADVKYSLDDNIKQNFLEPLHALQMKDLKEVMHHRKKLQGRRLDFDCKRRKQSKGCHSGVRRGPNLGPGPYGSSSSSPYGSPARSPVPPGLGSHIPDDDIKQAEEKFAESLHLAQIGMFNLLENDVEQISQLATFAEGLLEYHQQCTEVLKVLNETMQEKREEAAMRPKMEFVPKTLADLSIEPIMDGLNGSSQHTSPVLNKPNQLELGASDQQARSNAASPLPSPMRSPARTPMNQTPCCRALYDFEAQNPGELEFKEGDNITLVNRVDENWYEGSVNGKTGYFPQNYVQVVVPLP; encoded by the exons TACATGACGGAAAAGATGGGAGGCGCCGAAGGCACGAAGCTAGACGTTGACTTCATGGAAATGGAGCGG AAAACTGACGTGACCAACGAGCTAGTGGAGGAGCTGCAGATGAAAACCAGGGAGTACCTGCAGCCCAACCCTAACGCCAGGGCCAAGATGGCTGCCGTCAAGGGCATTTCCAAGTTGAGTGGCCAGGCGAAGGCCAACACTTACCCTCAGCCTGAGGGTGTCCTTGGAGACTGCATGGTCACGTACGGAAAGAAGCTCGGCGACGACTCGCACTTCGGCATCTCGCTGGTCGAGTTCGGAGAAGCTCTGAAGCAGATGGCTGATGTCAAATACTCGCTTGATGATAACATCAAGCAAAACTTCTTAGAGCCGTTGCATGCGCTCCAAATGAAAGATCTGAAAGAGGTCATG CACCACCGTAAGAAGCTGCAGGGGAGACGGCTGGACTTTGATTGCAAAAGGAGAAAACAGTCGAAAGGT TGTCATTCAGGAGTGCGAAGGGGTCCAAATCTTGGACCTGGTCCATATGGCTCATCTTCGTCTAGTCCATATGGCAGTCCTGCTCGCAGCCCTGTTCCTCCTGGTTTGG GTTCTCACATTCCAGATGATGATATTAAACAAGCCGAAGAAAAGTTCGCTGAATCGCTTCACCTTGCCCAAATAGGAATGTTCAATCTCCTCGAAAACGAT GTCGAGCAAATTTCACAACTGGCAACCTTTGCGGAGGGTTTGCTCGAGTATCACCAGCAGTGCACAGAAGTTCTCAAAGTTCTGAATGAAACCATGCAGGAGAA gaGAGAGGAAGCTGCGATGAGACCAAAGATGGAGTTCGTTCCGAAGACGTTGGCCGATCTCAGCATCGAGCCCATCATGGATGGACTGAATG GCTCTTCTCAGCATACTTCACCTGTGCTTAATAAGCCTAATCAATTGGAGCTGGGAGCTTCTGATCAGCAAGCCCGCTCCAATGCTG CTTCGCCACTGCCCTCGCCGATGCGCAGCCCAGCAAGGACTCCGATGAATCAAACTCCGTGCTGCAGGGCTTTGTACGACTTTGAAGCGCAGAACCCGGGAGAGCTTGAATTCAAG GAGGGTGATAACATCACGCTGGTTAACCGCGTGGACGAGAATTGGTACGAAGGCAGCGTCAACGGCAAGACGGGCTACTTCCCTCAAAATTACGTTCAAGTGGTGGTGCCACTGCCCTAA
- the EndoA gene encoding endophilin-A isoform X15, with protein sequence MAFAGLKKQINKANQYMTEKMGGAEGTKLDVDFMEMERKTDVTNELVEELQMKTREYLQPNPNARAKMAAVKGISKLSGQAKANTYPQPEGVLGDCMVTYGKKLGDDSHFGISLVEFGEALKQMADVKYSLDDNIKQNFLEPLHALQMKDLKEVMHHRKKLQGRRLDFDCKRRKQSKGCHSGVRRGPNLGPGPYGSSSSSPYGSPARSPVPPGLGSHIPDDDIKQAEEKFAESLHLAQIGMFNLLENDVEQISQLATFAEGLLEYHQQCTEVLKVLNETMQEKREEAAMRPKMEFVPKTLADLSIEPIMDGLNASPLPSPMRSPARTPMNQTPCCRALYDFEAQNPGELEFKEGDNITLVNRVDENWYEGSVNGKTGYFPQNYVQVVVPLP encoded by the exons TACATGACGGAAAAGATGGGAGGCGCCGAAGGCACGAAGCTAGACGTTGACTTCATGGAAATGGAGCGG AAAACTGACGTGACCAACGAGCTAGTGGAGGAGCTGCAGATGAAAACCAGGGAGTACCTGCAGCCCAACCCTAACGCCAGGGCCAAGATGGCTGCCGTCAAGGGCATTTCCAAGTTGAGTGGCCAGGCGAAGGCCAACACTTACCCTCAGCCTGAGGGTGTCCTTGGAGACTGCATGGTCACGTACGGAAAGAAGCTCGGCGACGACTCGCACTTCGGCATCTCGCTGGTCGAGTTCGGAGAAGCTCTGAAGCAGATGGCTGATGTCAAATACTCGCTTGATGATAACATCAAGCAAAACTTCTTAGAGCCGTTGCATGCGCTCCAAATGAAAGATCTGAAAGAGGTCATG CACCACCGTAAGAAGCTGCAGGGGAGACGGCTGGACTTTGATTGCAAAAGGAGAAAACAGTCGAAAGGT TGTCATTCAGGAGTGCGAAGGGGTCCAAATCTTGGACCTGGTCCATATGGCTCATCTTCGTCTAGTCCATATGGCAGTCCTGCTCGCAGCCCTGTTCCTCCTGGTTTGG GTTCTCACATTCCAGATGATGATATTAAACAAGCCGAAGAAAAGTTCGCTGAATCGCTTCACCTTGCCCAAATAGGAATGTTCAATCTCCTCGAAAACGAT GTCGAGCAAATTTCACAACTGGCAACCTTTGCGGAGGGTTTGCTCGAGTATCACCAGCAGTGCACAGAAGTTCTCAAAGTTCTGAATGAAACCATGCAGGAGAA gaGAGAGGAAGCTGCGATGAGACCAAAGATGGAGTTCGTTCCGAAGACGTTGGCCGATCTCAGCATCGAGCCCATCATGGATGGACTGAATG CTTCGCCACTGCCCTCGCCGATGCGCAGCCCAGCAAGGACTCCGATGAATCAAACTCCGTGCTGCAGGGCTTTGTACGACTTTGAAGCGCAGAACCCGGGAGAGCTTGAATTCAAG GAGGGTGATAACATCACGCTGGTTAACCGCGTGGACGAGAATTGGTACGAAGGCAGCGTCAACGGCAAGACGGGCTACTTCCCTCAAAATTACGTTCAAGTGGTGGTGCCACTGCCCTAA
- the EndoA gene encoding endophilin-A isoform X14: protein MAFAGLKKQINKANQYMTEKMGGAEGTKLDVDFMEMERKTDVTNELVEELQMKTREYLQPNPNARAKMAAVKGISKLSGQAKANTYPQPEGVLGDCMVTYGKKLGDDSHFGISLVEFGEALKQMADVKYSLDDNIKQNFLEPLHALQMKDLKEVMHHRKKLQGRRLDFDCKRRKQSKGCHSGVRRGPNLGPGPYGSSSSSPYGSPARSPVPPGLGSHIPDDDIKQAEEKFAESLHLAQIGMFNLLENDVEQISQLATFAEGLLEYHQQCTEVLKVLNETMQEKREEAAMRPKMEFVPKTLADLSIEPIMDGLNGTTPSQDEGYQASPLPSPMRSPARTPMNQTPCCRALYDFEAQNPGELEFKEGDNITLVNRVDENWYEGSVNGKTGYFPQNYVQVVVPLP, encoded by the exons TACATGACGGAAAAGATGGGAGGCGCCGAAGGCACGAAGCTAGACGTTGACTTCATGGAAATGGAGCGG AAAACTGACGTGACCAACGAGCTAGTGGAGGAGCTGCAGATGAAAACCAGGGAGTACCTGCAGCCCAACCCTAACGCCAGGGCCAAGATGGCTGCCGTCAAGGGCATTTCCAAGTTGAGTGGCCAGGCGAAGGCCAACACTTACCCTCAGCCTGAGGGTGTCCTTGGAGACTGCATGGTCACGTACGGAAAGAAGCTCGGCGACGACTCGCACTTCGGCATCTCGCTGGTCGAGTTCGGAGAAGCTCTGAAGCAGATGGCTGATGTCAAATACTCGCTTGATGATAACATCAAGCAAAACTTCTTAGAGCCGTTGCATGCGCTCCAAATGAAAGATCTGAAAGAGGTCATG CACCACCGTAAGAAGCTGCAGGGGAGACGGCTGGACTTTGATTGCAAAAGGAGAAAACAGTCGAAAGGT TGTCATTCAGGAGTGCGAAGGGGTCCAAATCTTGGACCTGGTCCATATGGCTCATCTTCGTCTAGTCCATATGGCAGTCCTGCTCGCAGCCCTGTTCCTCCTGGTTTGG GTTCTCACATTCCAGATGATGATATTAAACAAGCCGAAGAAAAGTTCGCTGAATCGCTTCACCTTGCCCAAATAGGAATGTTCAATCTCCTCGAAAACGAT GTCGAGCAAATTTCACAACTGGCAACCTTTGCGGAGGGTTTGCTCGAGTATCACCAGCAGTGCACAGAAGTTCTCAAAGTTCTGAATGAAACCATGCAGGAGAA gaGAGAGGAAGCTGCGATGAGACCAAAGATGGAGTTCGTTCCGAAGACGTTGGCCGATCTCAGCATCGAGCCCATCATGGATGGACTGAATG GTACTACTCCCTCCCAGGATGAGGGATACCAAG CTTCGCCACTGCCCTCGCCGATGCGCAGCCCAGCAAGGACTCCGATGAATCAAACTCCGTGCTGCAGGGCTTTGTACGACTTTGAAGCGCAGAACCCGGGAGAGCTTGAATTCAAG GAGGGTGATAACATCACGCTGGTTAACCGCGTGGACGAGAATTGGTACGAAGGCAGCGTCAACGGCAAGACGGGCTACTTCCCTCAAAATTACGTTCAAGTGGTGGTGCCACTGCCCTAA
- the EndoA gene encoding endophilin-A isoform X3 → MAFAGLKKQINKANQYMTEKMGGAEGTKLDVDFMEMERKTDVTNELVEELQMKTREYLQPNPNARAKMAAVKGISKLSGQAKANTYPQPEGVLGDCMVTYGKKLGDDSHFGISLVEFGEALKQMADVKYSLDDNIKQNFLEPLHALQMKDLKEVMHHRKKLQGRRLDFDCKRRKQSKGCHSGVRRGPNLGPGPYGSSSSSPYGSPARSPVPPGLDDDIKQAEEKFAESLHLAQIGMFNLLENDVEQISQLATFAEGLLEYHQQCTEVLKVLNETMQEKREEAAMRPKMEFVPKTLADLSIEPIMDGLNGANHFKPPPPYSRNPPPPYSNSNAYNRASAAPTIGWNMHSEKRTTPSQDEGYQGSSQHTSPVLNKPNQLELGASDQQARSNAASPLPSPMRSPARTPMNQTPCCRALYDFEAQNPGELEFKEGDNITLVNRVDENWYEGSVNGKTGYFPQNYVQVVVPLP, encoded by the exons TACATGACGGAAAAGATGGGAGGCGCCGAAGGCACGAAGCTAGACGTTGACTTCATGGAAATGGAGCGG AAAACTGACGTGACCAACGAGCTAGTGGAGGAGCTGCAGATGAAAACCAGGGAGTACCTGCAGCCCAACCCTAACGCCAGGGCCAAGATGGCTGCCGTCAAGGGCATTTCCAAGTTGAGTGGCCAGGCGAAGGCCAACACTTACCCTCAGCCTGAGGGTGTCCTTGGAGACTGCATGGTCACGTACGGAAAGAAGCTCGGCGACGACTCGCACTTCGGCATCTCGCTGGTCGAGTTCGGAGAAGCTCTGAAGCAGATGGCTGATGTCAAATACTCGCTTGATGATAACATCAAGCAAAACTTCTTAGAGCCGTTGCATGCGCTCCAAATGAAAGATCTGAAAGAGGTCATG CACCACCGTAAGAAGCTGCAGGGGAGACGGCTGGACTTTGATTGCAAAAGGAGAAAACAGTCGAAAGGT TGTCATTCAGGAGTGCGAAGGGGTCCAAATCTTGGACCTGGTCCATATGGCTCATCTTCGTCTAGTCCATATGGCAGTCCTGCTCGCAGCCCTGTTCCTCCTGGTTTGG ATGATGATATTAAACAAGCCGAAGAAAAGTTCGCTGAATCGCTTCACCTTGCCCAAATAGGAATGTTCAATCTCCTCGAAAACGAT GTCGAGCAAATTTCACAACTGGCAACCTTTGCGGAGGGTTTGCTCGAGTATCACCAGCAGTGCACAGAAGTTCTCAAAGTTCTGAATGAAACCATGCAGGAGAA gaGAGAGGAAGCTGCGATGAGACCAAAGATGGAGTTCGTTCCGAAGACGTTGGCCGATCTCAGCATCGAGCCCATCATGGATGGACTGAATGGTGCGAATCATTTTAAGCCGCCACCCCCGTACTCCCGAAACCCTCCACCCCCATATTCCAATAGCAATGCATACAACAGAGCTTCTGCCGCGCCTACGATAGGATGGAATATGCATTCGGAGAAAC GTACTACTCCCTCCCAGGATGAGGGATACCAAG GCTCTTCTCAGCATACTTCACCTGTGCTTAATAAGCCTAATCAATTGGAGCTGGGAGCTTCTGATCAGCAAGCCCGCTCCAATGCTG CTTCGCCACTGCCCTCGCCGATGCGCAGCCCAGCAAGGACTCCGATGAATCAAACTCCGTGCTGCAGGGCTTTGTACGACTTTGAAGCGCAGAACCCGGGAGAGCTTGAATTCAAG GAGGGTGATAACATCACGCTGGTTAACCGCGTGGACGAGAATTGGTACGAAGGCAGCGTCAACGGCAAGACGGGCTACTTCCCTCAAAATTACGTTCAAGTGGTGGTGCCACTGCCCTAA
- the EndoA gene encoding endophilin-A isoform X5, protein MAFAGLKKQINKANQYMTEKMGGAEGTKLDVDFMEMERKTDVTNELVEELQMKTREYLQPNPNARAKMAAVKGISKLSGQAKANTYPQPEGVLGDCMVTYGKKLGDDSHFGISLVEFGEALKQMADVKYSLDDNIKQNFLEPLHALQMKDLKEVMHHRKKLQGRRLDFDCKRRKQSKGVRRGPNLGPGPYGSSSSSPYGSPARSPVPPGLDDDIKQAEEKFAESLHLAQIGMFNLLENDVEQISQLATFAEGLLEYHQQCTEVLKVLNETMQEKREEAAMRPKMEFVPKTLADLSIEPIMDGLNGANHFKPPPPYSRNPPPPYSNSNAYNRASAAPTIGWNMHSEKRTTPSQDEGYQGSSQHTSPVLNKPNQLELGASDQQARSNAASPLPSPMRSPARTPMNQTPCCRALYDFEAQNPGELEFKEGDNITLVNRVDENWYEGSVNGKTGYFPQNYVQVVVPLP, encoded by the exons TACATGACGGAAAAGATGGGAGGCGCCGAAGGCACGAAGCTAGACGTTGACTTCATGGAAATGGAGCGG AAAACTGACGTGACCAACGAGCTAGTGGAGGAGCTGCAGATGAAAACCAGGGAGTACCTGCAGCCCAACCCTAACGCCAGGGCCAAGATGGCTGCCGTCAAGGGCATTTCCAAGTTGAGTGGCCAGGCGAAGGCCAACACTTACCCTCAGCCTGAGGGTGTCCTTGGAGACTGCATGGTCACGTACGGAAAGAAGCTCGGCGACGACTCGCACTTCGGCATCTCGCTGGTCGAGTTCGGAGAAGCTCTGAAGCAGATGGCTGATGTCAAATACTCGCTTGATGATAACATCAAGCAAAACTTCTTAGAGCCGTTGCATGCGCTCCAAATGAAAGATCTGAAAGAGGTCATG CACCACCGTAAGAAGCTGCAGGGGAGACGGCTGGACTTTGATTGCAAAAGGAGAAAACAGTCGAAAG GAGTGCGAAGGGGTCCAAATCTTGGACCTGGTCCATATGGCTCATCTTCGTCTAGTCCATATGGCAGTCCTGCTCGCAGCCCTGTTCCTCCTGGTTTGG ATGATGATATTAAACAAGCCGAAGAAAAGTTCGCTGAATCGCTTCACCTTGCCCAAATAGGAATGTTCAATCTCCTCGAAAACGAT GTCGAGCAAATTTCACAACTGGCAACCTTTGCGGAGGGTTTGCTCGAGTATCACCAGCAGTGCACAGAAGTTCTCAAAGTTCTGAATGAAACCATGCAGGAGAA gaGAGAGGAAGCTGCGATGAGACCAAAGATGGAGTTCGTTCCGAAGACGTTGGCCGATCTCAGCATCGAGCCCATCATGGATGGACTGAATGGTGCGAATCATTTTAAGCCGCCACCCCCGTACTCCCGAAACCCTCCACCCCCATATTCCAATAGCAATGCATACAACAGAGCTTCTGCCGCGCCTACGATAGGATGGAATATGCATTCGGAGAAAC GTACTACTCCCTCCCAGGATGAGGGATACCAAG GCTCTTCTCAGCATACTTCACCTGTGCTTAATAAGCCTAATCAATTGGAGCTGGGAGCTTCTGATCAGCAAGCCCGCTCCAATGCTG CTTCGCCACTGCCCTCGCCGATGCGCAGCCCAGCAAGGACTCCGATGAATCAAACTCCGTGCTGCAGGGCTTTGTACGACTTTGAAGCGCAGAACCCGGGAGAGCTTGAATTCAAG GAGGGTGATAACATCACGCTGGTTAACCGCGTGGACGAGAATTGGTACGAAGGCAGCGTCAACGGCAAGACGGGCTACTTCCCTCAAAATTACGTTCAAGTGGTGGTGCCACTGCCCTAA
- the EndoA gene encoding endophilin-A isoform X7, giving the protein MAFAGLKKQINKANQYMTEKMGGAEGTKLDVDFMEMERKTDVTNELVEELQMKTREYLQPNPNARAKMAAVKGISKLSGQAKANTYPQPEGVLGDCMVTYGKKLGDDSHFGISLVEFGEALKQMADVKYSLDDNIKQNFLEPLHALQMKDLKEVMHHRKKLQGRRLDFDCKRRKQSKGSHIPDDDIKQAEEKFAESLHLAQIGMFNLLENDVEQISQLATFAEGLLEYHQQCTEVLKVLNETMQEKREEAAMRPKMEFVPKTLADLSIEPIMDGLNGANHFKPPPPYSRNPPPPYSNSNAYNRASAAPTIGWNMHSEKRTTPSQDEGYQGSSQHTSPVLNKPNQLELGASDQQARSNAASPLPSPMRSPARTPMNQTPCCRALYDFEAQNPGELEFKEGDNITLVNRVDENWYEGSVNGKTGYFPQNYVQVVVPLP; this is encoded by the exons TACATGACGGAAAAGATGGGAGGCGCCGAAGGCACGAAGCTAGACGTTGACTTCATGGAAATGGAGCGG AAAACTGACGTGACCAACGAGCTAGTGGAGGAGCTGCAGATGAAAACCAGGGAGTACCTGCAGCCCAACCCTAACGCCAGGGCCAAGATGGCTGCCGTCAAGGGCATTTCCAAGTTGAGTGGCCAGGCGAAGGCCAACACTTACCCTCAGCCTGAGGGTGTCCTTGGAGACTGCATGGTCACGTACGGAAAGAAGCTCGGCGACGACTCGCACTTCGGCATCTCGCTGGTCGAGTTCGGAGAAGCTCTGAAGCAGATGGCTGATGTCAAATACTCGCTTGATGATAACATCAAGCAAAACTTCTTAGAGCCGTTGCATGCGCTCCAAATGAAAGATCTGAAAGAGGTCATG CACCACCGTAAGAAGCTGCAGGGGAGACGGCTGGACTTTGATTGCAAAAGGAGAAAACAGTCGAAAG GTTCTCACATTCCAGATGATGATATTAAACAAGCCGAAGAAAAGTTCGCTGAATCGCTTCACCTTGCCCAAATAGGAATGTTCAATCTCCTCGAAAACGAT GTCGAGCAAATTTCACAACTGGCAACCTTTGCGGAGGGTTTGCTCGAGTATCACCAGCAGTGCACAGAAGTTCTCAAAGTTCTGAATGAAACCATGCAGGAGAA gaGAGAGGAAGCTGCGATGAGACCAAAGATGGAGTTCGTTCCGAAGACGTTGGCCGATCTCAGCATCGAGCCCATCATGGATGGACTGAATGGTGCGAATCATTTTAAGCCGCCACCCCCGTACTCCCGAAACCCTCCACCCCCATATTCCAATAGCAATGCATACAACAGAGCTTCTGCCGCGCCTACGATAGGATGGAATATGCATTCGGAGAAAC GTACTACTCCCTCCCAGGATGAGGGATACCAAG GCTCTTCTCAGCATACTTCACCTGTGCTTAATAAGCCTAATCAATTGGAGCTGGGAGCTTCTGATCAGCAAGCCCGCTCCAATGCTG CTTCGCCACTGCCCTCGCCGATGCGCAGCCCAGCAAGGACTCCGATGAATCAAACTCCGTGCTGCAGGGCTTTGTACGACTTTGAAGCGCAGAACCCGGGAGAGCTTGAATTCAAG GAGGGTGATAACATCACGCTGGTTAACCGCGTGGACGAGAATTGGTACGAAGGCAGCGTCAACGGCAAGACGGGCTACTTCCCTCAAAATTACGTTCAAGTGGTGGTGCCACTGCCCTAA
- the EndoA gene encoding endophilin-A isoform X2: MAFAGLKKQINKANQYMTEKMGGAEGTKLDVDFMEMERKTDVTNELVEELQMKTREYLQPNPNARAKMAAVKGISKLSGQAKANTYPQPEGVLGDCMVTYGKKLGDDSHFGISLVEFGEALKQMADVKYSLDDNIKQNFLEPLHALQMKDLKEVMHHRKKLQGRRLDFDCKRRKQSKGVRRGPNLGPGPYGSSSSSPYGSPARSPVPPGLGSHIPDDDIKQAEEKFAESLHLAQIGMFNLLENDVEQISQLATFAEGLLEYHQQCTEVLKVLNETMQEKREEAAMRPKMEFVPKTLADLSIEPIMDGLNGANHFKPPPPYSRNPPPPYSNSNAYNRASAAPTIGWNMHSEKRTTPSQDEGYQGSSQHTSPVLNKPNQLELGASDQQARSNAASPLPSPMRSPARTPMNQTPCCRALYDFEAQNPGELEFKEGDNITLVNRVDENWYEGSVNGKTGYFPQNYVQVVVPLP, translated from the exons TACATGACGGAAAAGATGGGAGGCGCCGAAGGCACGAAGCTAGACGTTGACTTCATGGAAATGGAGCGG AAAACTGACGTGACCAACGAGCTAGTGGAGGAGCTGCAGATGAAAACCAGGGAGTACCTGCAGCCCAACCCTAACGCCAGGGCCAAGATGGCTGCCGTCAAGGGCATTTCCAAGTTGAGTGGCCAGGCGAAGGCCAACACTTACCCTCAGCCTGAGGGTGTCCTTGGAGACTGCATGGTCACGTACGGAAAGAAGCTCGGCGACGACTCGCACTTCGGCATCTCGCTGGTCGAGTTCGGAGAAGCTCTGAAGCAGATGGCTGATGTCAAATACTCGCTTGATGATAACATCAAGCAAAACTTCTTAGAGCCGTTGCATGCGCTCCAAATGAAAGATCTGAAAGAGGTCATG CACCACCGTAAGAAGCTGCAGGGGAGACGGCTGGACTTTGATTGCAAAAGGAGAAAACAGTCGAAAG GAGTGCGAAGGGGTCCAAATCTTGGACCTGGTCCATATGGCTCATCTTCGTCTAGTCCATATGGCAGTCCTGCTCGCAGCCCTGTTCCTCCTGGTTTGG GTTCTCACATTCCAGATGATGATATTAAACAAGCCGAAGAAAAGTTCGCTGAATCGCTTCACCTTGCCCAAATAGGAATGTTCAATCTCCTCGAAAACGAT GTCGAGCAAATTTCACAACTGGCAACCTTTGCGGAGGGTTTGCTCGAGTATCACCAGCAGTGCACAGAAGTTCTCAAAGTTCTGAATGAAACCATGCAGGAGAA gaGAGAGGAAGCTGCGATGAGACCAAAGATGGAGTTCGTTCCGAAGACGTTGGCCGATCTCAGCATCGAGCCCATCATGGATGGACTGAATGGTGCGAATCATTTTAAGCCGCCACCCCCGTACTCCCGAAACCCTCCACCCCCATATTCCAATAGCAATGCATACAACAGAGCTTCTGCCGCGCCTACGATAGGATGGAATATGCATTCGGAGAAAC GTACTACTCCCTCCCAGGATGAGGGATACCAAG GCTCTTCTCAGCATACTTCACCTGTGCTTAATAAGCCTAATCAATTGGAGCTGGGAGCTTCTGATCAGCAAGCCCGCTCCAATGCTG CTTCGCCACTGCCCTCGCCGATGCGCAGCCCAGCAAGGACTCCGATGAATCAAACTCCGTGCTGCAGGGCTTTGTACGACTTTGAAGCGCAGAACCCGGGAGAGCTTGAATTCAAG GAGGGTGATAACATCACGCTGGTTAACCGCGTGGACGAGAATTGGTACGAAGGCAGCGTCAACGGCAAGACGGGCTACTTCCCTCAAAATTACGTTCAAGTGGTGGTGCCACTGCCCTAA
- the EndoA gene encoding endophilin-A isoform X1, with amino-acid sequence MAFAGLKKQINKANQYMTEKMGGAEGTKLDVDFMEMERKTDVTNELVEELQMKTREYLQPNPNARAKMAAVKGISKLSGQAKANTYPQPEGVLGDCMVTYGKKLGDDSHFGISLVEFGEALKQMADVKYSLDDNIKQNFLEPLHALQMKDLKEVMHHRKKLQGRRLDFDCKRRKQSKGCHSGVRRGPNLGPGPYGSSSSSPYGSPARSPVPPGLGSHIPDDDIKQAEEKFAESLHLAQIGMFNLLENDVEQISQLATFAEGLLEYHQQCTEVLKVLNETMQEKREEAAMRPKMEFVPKTLADLSIEPIMDGLNGANHFKPPPPYSRNPPPPYSNSNAYNRASAAPTIGWNMHSEKRTTPSQDEGYQGSSQHTSPVLNKPNQLELGASDQQARSNAASPLPSPMRSPARTPMNQTPCCRALYDFEAQNPGELEFKEGDNITLVNRVDENWYEGSVNGKTGYFPQNYVQVVVPLP; translated from the exons TACATGACGGAAAAGATGGGAGGCGCCGAAGGCACGAAGCTAGACGTTGACTTCATGGAAATGGAGCGG AAAACTGACGTGACCAACGAGCTAGTGGAGGAGCTGCAGATGAAAACCAGGGAGTACCTGCAGCCCAACCCTAACGCCAGGGCCAAGATGGCTGCCGTCAAGGGCATTTCCAAGTTGAGTGGCCAGGCGAAGGCCAACACTTACCCTCAGCCTGAGGGTGTCCTTGGAGACTGCATGGTCACGTACGGAAAGAAGCTCGGCGACGACTCGCACTTCGGCATCTCGCTGGTCGAGTTCGGAGAAGCTCTGAAGCAGATGGCTGATGTCAAATACTCGCTTGATGATAACATCAAGCAAAACTTCTTAGAGCCGTTGCATGCGCTCCAAATGAAAGATCTGAAAGAGGTCATG CACCACCGTAAGAAGCTGCAGGGGAGACGGCTGGACTTTGATTGCAAAAGGAGAAAACAGTCGAAAGGT TGTCATTCAGGAGTGCGAAGGGGTCCAAATCTTGGACCTGGTCCATATGGCTCATCTTCGTCTAGTCCATATGGCAGTCCTGCTCGCAGCCCTGTTCCTCCTGGTTTGG GTTCTCACATTCCAGATGATGATATTAAACAAGCCGAAGAAAAGTTCGCTGAATCGCTTCACCTTGCCCAAATAGGAATGTTCAATCTCCTCGAAAACGAT GTCGAGCAAATTTCACAACTGGCAACCTTTGCGGAGGGTTTGCTCGAGTATCACCAGCAGTGCACAGAAGTTCTCAAAGTTCTGAATGAAACCATGCAGGAGAA gaGAGAGGAAGCTGCGATGAGACCAAAGATGGAGTTCGTTCCGAAGACGTTGGCCGATCTCAGCATCGAGCCCATCATGGATGGACTGAATGGTGCGAATCATTTTAAGCCGCCACCCCCGTACTCCCGAAACCCTCCACCCCCATATTCCAATAGCAATGCATACAACAGAGCTTCTGCCGCGCCTACGATAGGATGGAATATGCATTCGGAGAAAC GTACTACTCCCTCCCAGGATGAGGGATACCAAG GCTCTTCTCAGCATACTTCACCTGTGCTTAATAAGCCTAATCAATTGGAGCTGGGAGCTTCTGATCAGCAAGCCCGCTCCAATGCTG CTTCGCCACTGCCCTCGCCGATGCGCAGCCCAGCAAGGACTCCGATGAATCAAACTCCGTGCTGCAGGGCTTTGTACGACTTTGAAGCGCAGAACCCGGGAGAGCTTGAATTCAAG GAGGGTGATAACATCACGCTGGTTAACCGCGTGGACGAGAATTGGTACGAAGGCAGCGTCAACGGCAAGACGGGCTACTTCCCTCAAAATTACGTTCAAGTGGTGGTGCCACTGCCCTAA